The DNA region ACCGCTGGAATATTCCACTGCATTAATGAAAGGGGGAGACGATTAAATTAAAGGTCTACGCTGCGTCTTTATCGTTTCCTTTTGCCCTTCTTTCGACGCGAGGATATTTCCCTCTGTGAATTTATTCTTTGGAATCGGTTATGTGAAAAACATCGAGAAAATGAGGCAGAAAACGAACaacatttgtcttgtttttatccCCCTTTCACAAATGCAGGAAGTTGTCACAGAGAGGCGCCTTTTCTGAGCTCATGTCGTACACTTGGATCAGTAGGCCCAGGCATTtctattaaaaacaacaacaacaacgacaacagcAGGCTACTATCTGCAAAATAAAGATGGCCACTAAAAAGAAGAGAACGCCTAAAGCACAAAGTGACAGTTGGGTTGTTATTGCCGCAGGTAGGctaaacacagaaaacactcaCTGAATTACAACACAGACATattagagctgggggggggtcgatAGCTCAGTATTTATATTAGCTCTGATGCTTGCATGCTGCATCTCTCCTAACTCTAACGTAGAAAGATAACATTGTGATTGTCTTTGGCTAGCTTCACGTTAACGCTATATTCCTGCACCCTTAGTTAGCATTGACCTCGTTTGCTTTGGTGTTCACAGAAGCTGCCATCGACGTACAGAAGCCCGACACAGACCCAGTTTTTACGAGACTACGGAATCCAGCTACAGGTCtaactttatttatacttttatcCAGAGCttggaacaaaaaaaatgaatcgtCACAATATTAAAGATATAAATTTTCATATTTTGTTGTCCGAAATTGGCTCTTTTTCCCCAAACACCAATGTAGAAACCATAGTGGTACCAATATCACTGCTGTTTATCTGGATCATGCTCGTCTGTGGAGCTTCTCGGTCGTCCAGGTCGTGGTAGATCTCCGGGCTGAATAAAGTCACCTGGACTTGCAGGAAACGCTCGAGAGGCTTCTTCAGGCTGGTGGGGAGTTCCAGATATTAAACCGAGAGTAACGATGATCTTATTTCACCAGTTAGgggaacaaagacaaaacaacaccAGAAGCAcaagcaactttttttttttcaattagtAATTAGTGCATCCTCTTATCAGTAGTGATTACAGCAGTAatcttcctcctcatggactggcACATTGTCTGCAGGGCGTTCCACTCACTAGTGAGGGTTTTAAGGGTGCATCCCAGAGCAGAACTAACCACACATGATCCTGCTGATGGCTTTCTGTCAGCACGGCACCCGCGTAGGACGTCGGGCTGCCTTGGACAATTTCATACCGTTACAGACCTGTTACAGGTGCAAGCGGTCACTGCTGCTGTAGCGGCGGCCGGGCGGGGGGGACGTTTCTGAGGTGCGTTAGGTAGATATGTCGAACCGGATTCTAGGCCGTTGCATTCTGTTATTGATCCTCAGCACCAATATTTGTGCCTTTTTATAAGGATGGTTTGGTTTAACAAGggcatcaaataaataaaggcatcaAAGTTTTTCCttctaaaaatgtgttttcacatttactACTTTCAATGTTGTGAATTATTACAAGACGTATAAATGAAGAGTTGAGAAGGTTTTCTCAGATTGGACTCAAAATGAGCTGGAGTTtatatttcatttgcatttgcagCAGTTTCGTTCCTTCTCCCGAGAGCTACGTGTGGAGACGTGTGAGACGTGTGGGTGAAAGTGGCAGTTTGTCCTTCATCTTGCAGATGCAGCGTCTCTGTATTTGCTGAGTGGTGGGGATGCGCGGCTGTTTGAGGTCAAAGCATTTGAAGAGGATTTCCACTCTTGGTTCATCGGGCAGACTGTACAGAGAGGTAGCTCCCGTTCCTCATGAAACCAGCTACCTCTAACTACCTCAAATTGCCATTCCAGTATTTGTACTGATGTGTATCTGTACAATATTTGTTCATGATAAACCTGATATGTAATTATGCATTCGGAGATGCTTTTTGCACAAAGGCTTCATTTTAATCTTTTTACATGATGCGTTTTGTGCTGATGAAGCGTTTCTGGTCGTCTTTTAACAGATGGGAGGCTCCTCTTTGTAACGCCGATGGATCCGCTCTATCTCCTTTTGCCATATTTGATTAAAGCTGGCAAAGACGTAAGAATCAGAAACACATGTAATCTCTCTACTCTTGTCCTGGCCATGTTTTCATGCTCATTTTGGCAGGCTCCTGTGTGATAATGACTTGATCACAACTACACTAACTTAATACTTACGTTTGTCATTGGCTGCTCAGGGGACGTTCCAGCCTGTGGATCAAGTCGTTACAGATGAGGAATTCCCGTCCTGCTCAAGGCTTTTAAAATGCGCACCATCTTTGCACAATGTTGCAGAAGAAAAAGGTCAATTTTATTTCTTAAGATAAGATCAGTAGAGTCAGATCATTGCATTAAATGCCATTTCTATCATTCAGAGGTAGAAAAGCAGAAGTTCCACCGATACAGTCAAGAGAAGACGATGAATTGGTTGAAGAAAAAGGTATTTTATGTGATACTCAAACATatcctgtgcttttttttttttactgcaataCAAATGTGCTGACGAGGAAATGGGACATTTACTTCCACAAAGTAGAGTTTCTTAGTTTGGTTTACCTGTTCATGTTGTAGGTGGAGAGGACCGTGCTTGTGCTCAAGAAGAGCAACATTTCTGTGGGAGAGGGAGTCAAATCCACAACGTTTGTGAAAGTGAAGTCAGAGTCAGACTGGCATGAGGGTGAGTCGCTTTGTCTTCAGGTCACTTCTCTTCTTGAGACAAGTCCGATGTCCTCGACTCTGTAAAGGACATCTGGAGCCGGGATGAGCGTGTgttcagctacacacacacacacacgcacacactcatgtcaTCGTACAAAATCTTGCGGTGTTAACTGATGTAGATGAAAATCTAAATCTACAAATTAcatcattttttcttttctttttaaatattgttaacAAGAAGTTTGGCAT from Brachionichthys hirsutus isolate HB-005 unplaced genomic scaffold, CSIRO-AGI_Bhir_v1 contig_1391, whole genome shotgun sequence includes:
- the LOC137916691 gene encoding ribonuclease H2 subunit B-like → MATKKKRTPKAQSDSWVVIAAEAAIDVQKPDTDPVFTRLRNPATDAASLYLLSGGDARLFEVKAFEEDFHSWFIGQTVQRDGRLLFVTPMDPLYLLLPYLIKAGKDGTFQPVDQVVTDEEFPSCSRLLKCAPSLHNVAEEKEVEKQKFHRYSQEKTMNWLKKKVERTVLVLKKSNISVGEGVKSTTFVKVKSESDWHEEDFLRYAHGLISEYISEDLSKALLKHLQLPELTSPKEAEPPSKKRKLSDTPVEAGEDYTKFNSAGFVRKPPKKMTAAQKSLAKVDKTGMKTMSSFFCPKVKAEKK